The Amblyraja radiata isolate CabotCenter1 chromosome 1, sAmbRad1.1.pri, whole genome shotgun sequence genome contains a region encoding:
- the LOC116983070 gene encoding granzyme K-like → MNQVVLFLEGAMIFDCCWNICAANHGDEIIGGHDAVPHSRPYMASLQRLKWWQRQYEHYCGGVLINREWVLSAAHCEIKDGIIAGKRKLQVVLGAHSLSGYESSKQIFHIKRQIPHPEFRGNTMENDIMLLELENNAMINNDVNVLKLPGGMVDDLKPGTSCFVAGWGKTSNGFPSDTLQEVTIEVIDRKTCNSEDYYDHDPEVTQNMICAGDSEGRGDSCQGDSGGPLLCNGKYVGIVSFGKGCADPKKPGVYTFVSDKYLCWIWKTIAMQLTI, encoded by the exons ATGAATCAAGTTGTTCTTTTCCTGGAAGGTGCCATGATTTTTGACTGTTGTTGGAACATTTGTGCTGCAA ATCATGGAGATGAAATTATTGGAGGTCATGATGCTGTACCTCATTCAAGACCCTATATGGCATCCCTCCAAAGGTTGAAGTGGTGGCAACGGCAGTATGAACATTATTGTGGAGGGGTTTTGATCAACCGTGAATGGGTTCTATCTGCAGCTCACTGTGAAAT AAAAGATGGCATCATTGCTGGAAAACGGAAGCTTCAAGTGGTTCTTGGTGCACATTCTCTTTCGGGATACGAGTCGAGTAAACAAATATTTCATATCAAGAGACAGATTCCCCATCCAGAATTCCGTGGTAATACTATGGAAAATGACATCATGCTGCTGGAA CTGGAGAATAATGCAATGATCAACAATGATGTGAATGTGCTCAAACTACCTGGAGGAATGGTCGATGATCTGAAGCCTGGAACTTCCTGCTTCGTGGCAGGATGGGGAAAAACAAGTAATGGATTTCCATCTGACACACTTCAAGAGGTGACAATAGAAGTAATAGATCGTAAAACATGCAACAGCGAGGACTATTACGATCACGACCCTGAAGTAACCCAGAACATGATCTGTGCTGGTGACagtgaaggcagaggagattcgtGCCAG GGTGATTCGGGTGGTCCTTTGCTTTGCAATGGAAAGTACGTCGGGATTGTGTCCTTTGGCAAAGGATGTGCAGATCCCAAAAAGCCTGGAGTTTACACTTTTGTTTCTGATAAATACCTTTGTTGGATTTGGAAAACCATTGCCATGCAGCTTACAATATGA